From one Shewanella sp. GD04112 genomic stretch:
- a CDS encoding GNAT family N-acetyltransferase, translated as MLLRAITPEDWDAILQIQEECYSQLDPEPLHVLQSKWHVSPQSCFVFEVNESVVGYCLAHPWTTNMPPALYEPITQLPKADTLYLHDIAISVRAQGLGAGSKALMRLKQLADRFNLSSLSLVAVQGADSYWRKMGFKPKAIEKCLGSYTDDAMYMIYKLNHREE; from the coding sequence ATGTTACTGCGTGCAATCACCCCAGAGGATTGGGATGCTATTTTACAGATCCAGGAAGAATGTTACTCCCAACTGGATCCTGAACCCCTGCATGTATTGCAAAGCAAGTGGCACGTCTCACCTCAATCCTGCTTTGTGTTTGAGGTGAATGAGTCGGTGGTGGGCTATTGCCTCGCCCACCCTTGGACCACCAATATGCCTCCTGCATTGTATGAGCCCATCACTCAGTTACCTAAGGCCGATACCTTGTATCTGCACGATATTGCCATCTCGGTAAGGGCTCAAGGTTTAGGCGCTGGCTCCAAGGCCTTAATGCGCTTAAAGCAGCTCGCGGATCGCTTTAACTTGAGCTCCCTCTCTCTGGTCGCAGTACAAGGCGCCGATAGCTACTGGCGTAAAATGGGCTTTAAACCTAAAGCGATTGAGAAATGCCTTGGCAGCTATACCGACGATGCAATGTATATGATTTATAAGCTTAATCATCGAGAAGAATGA
- a CDS encoding DMT family protein, producing MNPTLTTIGLLCLSNIFMTFAWYGHLKSLGSKPWIIAALVSWGIALFEYLLQVPANRIGYTVMNVGQLKILQEVITLSLFVPFAYFYMKEPLKLDYLWAGLCILGAVYFIFRSEFN from the coding sequence ATGAACCCCACCCTAACGACTATTGGTTTACTCTGTCTTAGCAATATTTTTATGACCTTTGCATGGTATGGGCATTTAAAATCCTTAGGTTCAAAGCCTTGGATTATTGCCGCCTTAGTCAGTTGGGGCATCGCTCTATTTGAATACCTACTGCAAGTGCCCGCTAATCGCATCGGCTACACAGTGATGAATGTCGGCCAATTAAAAATCCTGCAGGAAGTCATCACCTTAAGCTTGTTTGTGCCCTTCGCCTATTTCTATATGAAGGAACCGCTCAAACTCGACTATCTCTGGGCGGGCCTGTGTATCCTCGGTGCGGTGTATTTTATTTTTAGAAGCGAATTTAACTAA
- a CDS encoding DUF2960 domain-containing protein yields the protein MARQVTYTFKGETKTIAFSYDKHRDLYEAVAEAEGIDLTKFLAMEQQIAMTSRKGAKAEKDYRKVEFARFGFSNIHFVRDEEPEA from the coding sequence ATGGCGCGTCAAGTGACTTACACCTTCAAAGGTGAGACGAAAACCATCGCCTTTAGTTATGATAAACACCGCGATTTATATGAAGCCGTGGCCGAGGCCGAAGGCATTGACTTAACCAAGTTTCTCGCGATGGAACAACAAATTGCCATGACCTCACGCAAAGGTGCCAAGGCTGAAAAAGACTATCGCAAAGTTGAATTTGCCCGCTTTGGTTTTAGCAATATCCACTTTGTACGTGATGAAGAACCCGAGGCCTAA
- a CDS encoding RDD family protein, whose product MLNAEHANFPRAGFFRRLGAMIYDLLLAVAVYMFAGAIGFGIFFGLTASGLISMNGFEHVSDALNGTPIYHGIYQLWLVLCVGTFYALFWSKGGQTLGMRAWRLKIQHPNGQNLSLITAYARIVWSLLGIGNLWVLINDDKLALQDMMTRSEVVVLSKEANQMRNWHGA is encoded by the coding sequence ATGTTAAATGCTGAACATGCTAACTTTCCCCGTGCAGGATTCTTCCGCCGCTTAGGGGCAATGATCTATGACCTGCTGCTCGCGGTAGCCGTGTATATGTTTGCTGGCGCCATCGGCTTTGGTATTTTCTTCGGACTCACAGCCTCGGGCCTGATTAGCATGAATGGCTTTGAACATGTGTCCGACGCCCTCAATGGCACGCCGATTTACCATGGGATTTATCAACTCTGGTTAGTGCTCTGCGTAGGCACTTTCTATGCGCTTTTTTGGAGTAAGGGCGGTCAAACCCTCGGGATGCGCGCCTGGCGCCTTAAGATCCAACATCCTAATGGCCAAAACTTAAGCCTTATCACCGCCTATGCACGCATCGTCTGGTCTTTACTCGGCATTGGTAATTTGTGGGTGCTGATCAACGACGATAAACTCGCGCTACAGGATATGATGACCCGCTCAGAAGTGGTTGTTCTTTCTAAGGAAGCTAACCAAATGCGCAATTGGCATGGTGCATAA
- the lptG gene encoding LPS export ABC transporter permease LptG, which produces MKILDLYIARVLLSTSALCLLVLTGLSGIIKWVDQLRLVGRGSYTMMDAGIYVLFLVPRDIEMFFPMAVLLGALIGMGMLASNSELVVMQASGMSRLQITLSAMKTAVPLMLMVMALGEWGAPVAEQKANELQAIKLSGGSLIKSHRGIWAKDGDLFVNIGEVADIDKLNNITLYKFNSELKLTNVVHAKSALFSKDSWHLMDVKRTDLSYDEVKLEHLDEDIWRSSLTPDKLSVVSVKPEALSIRGLMGYLDYLKNNSQDPSRYELALWRKVMQPVTVGVMMLVALSFVFGPLRTVTMGARVLLGVVAGFSFYISNEIFGPMSMVYELPAYVGAIAPSLLFTGIAFYFIRR; this is translated from the coding sequence ATGAAGATTTTAGACCTTTATATCGCCAGAGTTTTATTAAGTACTTCGGCGCTGTGTTTGCTGGTGCTGACGGGCTTGTCGGGCATCATTAAGTGGGTTGACCAGCTGCGTTTAGTGGGGCGTGGTTCCTACACTATGATGGATGCAGGCATTTATGTGTTATTCCTCGTGCCTCGCGATATTGAAATGTTTTTCCCGATGGCGGTGCTGTTAGGCGCCTTGATCGGCATGGGGATGCTGGCCTCGAACTCTGAGCTAGTAGTGATGCAAGCCTCAGGGATGTCGCGATTGCAGATCACCTTATCTGCGATGAAAACCGCAGTGCCATTGATGTTGATGGTGATGGCATTGGGTGAGTGGGGCGCACCAGTGGCCGAGCAAAAGGCCAATGAACTCCAAGCCATTAAACTCTCCGGCGGCAGTTTGATTAAATCCCACCGAGGCATTTGGGCTAAAGACGGCGATTTGTTCGTGAATATTGGTGAAGTCGCCGATATTGATAAGCTGAATAATATTACTTTGTATAAGTTTAACAGTGAGTTAAAGCTTACGAATGTGGTGCATGCCAAGAGTGCTTTGTTCAGTAAGGACAGTTGGCATCTTATGGATGTGAAGCGTACCGACTTAAGCTATGACGAAGTGAAGCTCGAACACTTAGACGAAGATATTTGGCGCTCAAGTCTTACGCCCGACAAACTCAGCGTAGTATCGGTCAAGCCAGAGGCCTTATCGATTCGCGGTTTAATGGGGTACTTAGATTACCTTAAAAATAATAGCCAAGATCCAAGCCGTTACGAATTAGCCCTCTGGCGCAAGGTGATGCAGCCTGTCACTGTTGGGGTGATGATGCTGGTGGCCTTATCCTTTGTGTTTGGACCTCTGCGGACTGTGACTATGGGCGCGCGGGTGTTGCTTGGGGTGGTCGCTGGGTTTAGTTTCTATATCAGTAACGAGATCTTTGGTCCCATGAGTATGGTATATGAGTTACCGGCCTACGTGGGAGCCATCGCGCCGAGTCTGTTATTTACCGGTATTGCCTTTTACTTTATCCGGCGGTGA
- the lptF gene encoding LPS export ABC transporter permease LptF, with protein MIVFRYLIREVLKAQIAVLFVLLTIFISQHFVRILADASDGEFPASLIATLIGLNLPYLVVLVLPLSLFLGILMAHGRMYAENEMVILHGVGVSEWYVTRVTLILAVINMLFTGYLSLYVAPWAEEQQNQVLEKAQSEAGLAALVQGRFQASPNGRAVLFVERIGKDNDLDKVFVAQLPDPNDEIGLTNVVVAKGGRVLEDQNGSQQLQLNDGVRYQGSPQQKDYQMIEFGGYKMQIKEQQVDERRRKLSALPLTELMKVEGPEAVAEFHWRLAIPLAIPIMTLIAVPLARVNVRQGKFAKMLPAVLLYLGYFGLMVAGRKALQDGVIPQYLGMWWIHLSALIMGILLLGKDRPLFARLSTAMARKKVAA; from the coding sequence GTGATTGTATTTAGATACCTTATTCGAGAAGTTTTAAAGGCGCAAATTGCAGTACTTTTCGTACTGTTAACTATTTTTATTAGCCAGCATTTCGTGCGCATATTGGCCGACGCCTCAGACGGTGAATTTCCTGCTTCTCTTATCGCTACCTTGATAGGCCTCAACTTACCCTATCTTGTTGTTCTCGTTTTACCTTTAAGTTTGTTCCTTGGGATCCTCATGGCCCACGGCCGCATGTATGCCGAGAATGAAATGGTCATTCTCCACGGTGTTGGCGTAAGTGAATGGTATGTTACCCGAGTAACTTTGATCCTCGCCGTTATCAACATGTTGTTTACTGGCTATTTATCCCTCTATGTCGCGCCTTGGGCCGAGGAGCAACAAAACCAAGTGCTCGAGAAAGCCCAATCCGAGGCGGGCCTTGCCGCATTAGTGCAAGGGCGTTTTCAGGCGAGTCCTAACGGCCGTGCTGTGCTGTTTGTCGAACGTATCGGCAAGGATAACGATCTGGATAAAGTGTTTGTGGCCCAGTTGCCCGACCCCAATGACGAAATTGGTTTAACCAACGTGGTGGTGGCTAAAGGCGGACGGGTACTGGAAGATCAGAATGGCTCGCAGCAGTTACAGCTCAATGATGGGGTGCGCTATCAGGGCAGCCCACAACAGAAAGACTACCAAATGATTGAATTTGGTGGCTATAAGATGCAAATCAAAGAGCAACAGGTCGATGAACGTCGCCGTAAACTCTCAGCCTTACCGCTGACTGAATTGATGAAAGTCGAAGGACCTGAAGCCGTGGCCGAGTTCCATTGGCGTTTAGCGATTCCGCTGGCGATTCCTATCATGACACTCATTGCCGTGCCGCTGGCGCGAGTCAATGTGCGCCAAGGTAAGTTTGCCAAAATGCTCCCAGCGGTACTGTTATATCTTGGCTACTTTGGCCTGATGGTCGCGGGACGTAAAGCCTTGCAGGATGGGGTGATCCCACAATATTTAGGTATGTGGTGGATCCATTTGTCGGCACTCATTATGGGGATTTTACTCCTAGGTAAAGATAGACCCTTATTTGCTCGTTTATCGACGGCAATGGCGCGTAAAAAGGTGGCCGCATGA